A single region of the Halopiger xanaduensis SH-6 genome encodes:
- a CDS encoding AAA family ATPase: protein MNEEAIPTGCGPVDELLGGGFERGTVTQVYGPPAAGKTNLALSAAVETAVADGTAVYIDTEGVSVDRFEQLLSARVEGESATARSDGSDSGAGDTDTNVDVETVASRIVIEDALDFEEQAEAVRDAEEFAERADLIVVDSATGFYRLERTGAGDEGEALRTVARQVTHLLSLARKYDLAVVLTNQVFSDPDSDRTRPLGGNTLEHWTGVVLRLERFRGGNRRATLEKHRSKPAGESVQFRITDRGLEGGEESPQL, encoded by the coding sequence GTGAACGAGGAGGCGATTCCGACCGGCTGTGGCCCGGTCGACGAGCTGCTCGGCGGGGGGTTCGAACGCGGGACGGTCACGCAGGTGTACGGGCCGCCGGCCGCGGGGAAGACGAACCTCGCGCTCTCGGCGGCCGTCGAGACGGCCGTCGCCGACGGGACGGCGGTCTACATCGACACCGAGGGCGTCTCGGTCGACCGATTTGAACAACTGCTCTCGGCTCGCGTCGAGGGCGAGTCTGCGACCGCGCGGTCCGACGGTTCGGATTCGGGAGCCGGCGACACCGACACCAACGTCGACGTCGAAACCGTCGCCTCGAGAATTGTCATCGAGGACGCGCTCGACTTCGAGGAACAGGCCGAAGCGGTCCGCGACGCCGAGGAGTTCGCCGAGCGGGCGGACCTGATCGTCGTAGACAGCGCGACCGGCTTCTACCGCCTCGAGCGCACCGGCGCCGGCGACGAGGGCGAGGCGCTGCGCACGGTCGCACGACAGGTGACCCACCTGCTCTCGCTCGCGCGCAAGTACGACCTCGCGGTCGTGCTGACGAATCAGGTCTTCTCCGACCCCGATTCCGACCGAACGCGGCCGCTGGGCGGCAACACCTTGGAGCACTGGACCGGCGTCGTCCTCCGCCTCGAGCGGTTCCGCGGCGGCAACCGGCGCGCGACCCTCGAGAAACACCGATCGAAACCCGCCGGCGAGTCCGTCCAGTTCCGGATCACGGATCGCGGCCTCGAGGGCGGCGAGGAGAGCCCGCAACTCTGA
- a CDS encoding bacterio-opsin activator domain-containing protein, translating to MSQGNNPDDTVVEVEFTVTDPRYPLVAMSAATGGDVTLIQLLPRSDGAYTIFHRVSGAPPERFLAVIEEYEGIEGRVVSGGEDAIIEVRIETAGEFFTIGLTDTGAIPTELSSHDGTARIVAEIPSIYSASEVIDEFQAAYPEVEIVARRQKSYAVPLFQQRELYETVLGMLTSRQHEALLLAYVNGFYDWPRKTTGEELAAEMDVSATTFHEHLRSAERKLLSLLFSAR from the coding sequence GTGTCACAGGGAAACAACCCCGACGATACGGTCGTCGAAGTCGAGTTCACGGTTACCGATCCCCGGTATCCGCTCGTCGCCATGTCGGCGGCAACCGGCGGCGACGTGACGCTCATCCAGCTGCTGCCGCGCAGCGACGGTGCCTACACGATCTTCCATCGCGTTTCCGGCGCGCCGCCGGAGCGGTTTCTCGCGGTGATCGAGGAGTACGAGGGGATCGAGGGCCGCGTCGTGAGCGGCGGCGAGGACGCCATCATCGAGGTTCGAATCGAGACGGCGGGCGAATTTTTTACGATCGGATTAACCGATACCGGAGCCATTCCGACGGAGTTGAGCAGTCACGACGGAACGGCTCGGATCGTCGCGGAGATTCCGTCGATCTACTCCGCCTCGGAGGTGATCGACGAGTTTCAGGCGGCGTACCCGGAGGTGGAGATCGTCGCTCGGCGCCAGAAGTCGTACGCCGTTCCGCTGTTTCAGCAGCGGGAGCTCTACGAGACGGTCCTGGGAATGCTGACGTCTCGCCAGCACGAGGCGCTCCTGCTGGCGTACGTGAACGGGTTTTACGACTGGCCGCGGAAAACGACGGGAGAAGAACTGGCCGCCGAGATGGACGTGTCGGCGACGACCTTCCACGAACACCTGCGGTCGGCCGAGCGGAAACTGTTATCGTTGCTGTTTAGCGCCCGGTAG
- a CDS encoding CBS domain-containing protein, translating into MNIADIATQEYIEVDVGTRMGKVRSMFEDGNPKGIIVTNDGEYEGVISEREVLQSHVEDDAKVKALTKPSRNAPAPKVDREEDVRETARVLIESNAKVAPVFQNGELWGVITDDAILEAVIDNLDTLTVEDIYTADPVTIEEDDGIGRAINYLRENGISRLPVLNENGYLTGVVTTHDIADFVIRESHSTTTGDRVGDTDRMLDVPVYDIMNSPVETINLDATAKDAVEVMLEKDYAGLIVTPEDDDRVVIGVITKTDVLRALTFTEEERMDVQITNISMLDTITREGVVEGIEEVADKYQDMQVHHAHVRFKEHKEKLRGTPLVHCQIRLRTNKDQVAGTGEGYGAESAFRVALEKLERNVLEMKGVASDEEYRGQLLRKLNEL; encoded by the coding sequence ATGAATATCGCTGATATCGCCACCCAGGAGTACATCGAAGTCGACGTCGGCACGCGCATGGGGAAGGTCCGTTCTATGTTCGAGGACGGCAACCCCAAAGGAATCATCGTCACTAACGACGGGGAGTACGAGGGCGTCATCAGCGAGCGGGAGGTCCTCCAGTCGCACGTCGAGGACGACGCCAAGGTGAAGGCGCTGACGAAGCCGAGCCGGAACGCGCCGGCCCCGAAGGTCGACCGCGAGGAAGACGTCCGCGAGACCGCCCGGGTCCTCATCGAGAGCAACGCGAAGGTCGCGCCGGTCTTCCAGAACGGCGAGCTCTGGGGCGTCATCACCGACGACGCCATCCTCGAGGCGGTCATCGACAACCTCGATACGCTGACCGTCGAGGACATCTACACCGCCGATCCGGTCACGATCGAGGAGGACGACGGCATCGGCCGGGCGATCAACTACCTCCGGGAGAACGGCATCTCTCGACTGCCGGTACTCAACGAGAACGGCTACCTCACCGGCGTCGTGACGACCCACGACATCGCCGACTTCGTCATTCGCGAGAGCCACTCGACGACGACCGGCGACCGGGTCGGCGACACCGATCGAATGCTCGACGTACCGGTCTACGACATCATGAACAGCCCCGTCGAGACGATCAACCTCGACGCCACCGCGAAAGACGCCGTCGAGGTCATGCTCGAGAAGGACTACGCGGGGCTGATCGTCACGCCCGAGGACGACGACCGCGTCGTCATCGGCGTCATCACCAAGACGGACGTCCTCCGGGCGCTGACCTTCACCGAGGAGGAGCGCATGGACGTCCAGATCACCAACATCTCGATGCTCGACACCATCACCCGGGAGGGAGTCGTCGAGGGCATCGAGGAGGTCGCAGACAAGTACCAGGACATGCAGGTCCACCACGCCCACGTCCGCTTCAAGGAACACAAGGAGAAACTCCGCGGCACCCCGCTGGTCCACTGTCAGATCCGCCTGCGCACGAACAAGGACCAGGTCGCCGGCACCGGCGAAGGTTACGGCGCCGAGAGCGCGTTCCGGGTGGCACTCGAGAAACTCGAGCGCAACGTCTTAGAGATGAAAGGCGTCGCGAGCGACGAGGAGTACCGCGGCCAGCTCCTCCGGAAGCTGAACGAACTGTAA
- a CDS encoding lycopene cyclase domain-containing protein, with protein sequence MVDISVFGRYTYLATELFWGAVAALLLHRANALRRAAVTILALYPIAYVWDRYTLAVGVFDIKLRTGVEIAGIPLEEHLFMAVVPGLVIGIHETIFGTGEA encoded by the coding sequence ATGGTCGACATCAGCGTCTTCGGCCGCTACACCTACCTCGCGACCGAACTGTTCTGGGGGGCCGTCGCCGCCCTCTTGCTGCACCGAGCGAACGCCCTCCGGAGGGCCGCGGTCACGATCCTCGCACTGTATCCGATCGCGTACGTCTGGGACCGCTACACCCTCGCCGTCGGCGTCTTCGACATCAAACTCCGGACCGGCGTCGAGATCGCCGGCATCCCGCTCGAGGAGCACCTCTTCATGGCCGTCGTCCCGGGGCTCGTGATCGGGATCCACGAGACGATCTTCGGCACCGGCGAGGCGTAG
- a CDS encoding CAP domain-containing protein, translating into MDRRDPSTRPSGADADRHDDTDRALLRGLFNLAVVILLIGTLAVGTLLVSPITLEDLEDPDDIRIEGVPGSAPSPSSEPPPPAGERNPEVTDPDDPGVSSYETNVETIDSATVEDFVHAEVNERRAEHGLEPLAWDGTVASVGRAHSADMARRDYFAHTNPDGQGPHDRFTEVDDYCRAYGENIALTWVDRPVERPGGNEVVEYQTAERLATGLVNQWMNSTAHREAILEEHGDHGWDRGGVGVYVGDDGAVYASHNFCLTW; encoded by the coding sequence ATGGACCGGCGAGACCCGTCGACGCGGCCGAGCGGCGCGGACGCCGACCGGCATGACGACACCGACCGCGCGCTCCTGCGGGGCCTGTTCAATCTCGCCGTCGTCATCCTGCTGATCGGCACGCTCGCCGTCGGCACGCTGCTGGTCTCGCCGATCACCCTCGAGGACCTCGAGGATCCCGACGACATCCGGATCGAGGGCGTCCCGGGCTCGGCGCCGAGTCCCAGCTCCGAGCCGCCGCCGCCGGCCGGCGAACGCAACCCCGAGGTGACGGATCCCGACGATCCCGGCGTCTCGAGTTACGAGACCAACGTCGAGACGATCGACTCGGCGACCGTCGAGGACTTCGTCCACGCCGAGGTCAACGAGCGCCGGGCCGAACACGGCCTCGAGCCGCTGGCGTGGGACGGAACCGTCGCCTCGGTCGGTCGCGCTCACAGCGCCGACATGGCCCGGCGGGACTACTTCGCGCACACGAACCCCGACGGCCAGGGTCCGCACGACCGCTTTACCGAGGTCGACGACTACTGTCGCGCCTACGGCGAGAACATCGCGCTGACGTGGGTCGACAGACCGGTCGAACGACCCGGCGGTAACGAAGTCGTCGAGTACCAGACCGCCGAACGGCTCGCGACCGGGCTGGTCAACCAGTGGATGAACTCCACCGCCCACCGGGAGGCCATCCTCGAGGAGCACGGCGATCACGGCTGGGACCGGGGCGGCGTCGGCGTCTACGTCGGCGACGACGGCGCGGTCTACGCGTCGCACAACTTCTGTCTCACGTGGTGA
- a CDS encoding YihY/virulence factor BrkB family protein, whose protein sequence is MDARETLTAIYRTASDRDITFLAAGFAYYAFVSLIPMVLLALVVGSLVGGENAAERLILVAGDFLPEAGETLVVDALSAESGRAEATVVALVVATWGALKVFRGLSLAFDMVYDEVADDSLLDQIRDGLTVILAGTGALALMVAIGAVLSVAADAVPFAGTLSWVTLLLGLVLVFLPIYYVLPPVPVAVGEVWPGAVFAAVGWTILQIGFQIYAANAGQYQAYGAVGAVLLFVTWLYFAGIILLVGAVLNVVRARPSLAE, encoded by the coding sequence ATGGACGCGAGGGAGACACTCACCGCGATCTACCGGACGGCGAGCGACCGCGATATCACCTTTCTCGCGGCGGGCTTCGCCTACTACGCGTTCGTTTCGCTGATTCCCATGGTGTTGCTCGCGCTCGTCGTCGGCTCGCTGGTCGGCGGGGAGAACGCGGCCGAACGCCTGATCTTGGTCGCCGGCGATTTCCTGCCGGAGGCCGGCGAAACGCTCGTCGTCGACGCCCTCTCGGCCGAATCGGGGCGCGCTGAGGCGACCGTCGTCGCGCTCGTCGTCGCAACCTGGGGTGCGCTCAAGGTCTTTCGCGGACTCAGTCTCGCCTTCGACATGGTCTACGACGAGGTCGCGGACGACTCGCTGCTCGATCAAATCCGCGACGGCCTCACGGTGATCCTCGCGGGCACGGGCGCGCTCGCGCTGATGGTCGCGATCGGTGCCGTGCTCAGCGTCGCGGCCGACGCCGTCCCCTTCGCCGGCACGCTGAGCTGGGTGACGCTGTTGCTCGGGCTCGTCTTGGTCTTTCTGCCGATCTACTACGTGTTGCCGCCGGTCCCGGTCGCAGTCGGCGAGGTCTGGCCGGGAGCGGTCTTCGCGGCCGTCGGCTGGACGATCCTCCAGATCGGGTTTCAGATCTACGCGGCCAACGCCGGCCAGTACCAGGCCTACGGCGCCGTCGGCGCCGTGTTGCTGTTCGTCACCTGGCTCTACTTCGCCGGCATCATCCTCCTCGTGGGCGCCGTACTCAACGTCGTTCGGGCGCGGCCGTCCCTGGCCGAGTGA
- a CDS encoding AEC family transporter, giving the protein MEVVSRLLALLVLLLLGTGLRTTGVLNTTRTATLNAVAYYVALPALIFVSTYDRDIGELLSPALFGGLLFVLFATAGIAWLVHRNRSSTPRRSVAIVQSYHSNLGYLGLPLVAATFNDDVTAIASVVLGVVTLTQLPLTIIVLSTLNGAGAAIGDEIRGLATNPVLAALIGGLAIGSVGVSIPAPVASGLDVLGMLSLPLALLCVGASLQVDLPSIDLGATGSVIALKIVCMPVIAWFVFSALAVDATTLTATVVMLGTPSAVSTFVFATELGGDKEFASLNVFLTTLVSIATLFVLITLVG; this is encoded by the coding sequence ATGGAGGTCGTAAGCCGGTTACTGGCGCTGCTCGTGTTGTTGCTGCTCGGAACGGGCCTGCGAACGACCGGCGTCCTGAACACGACGCGGACGGCCACGTTGAACGCCGTCGCGTACTACGTGGCGCTGCCGGCGCTGATCTTCGTCTCGACGTACGACCGCGATATCGGCGAGCTGCTGTCGCCGGCGCTGTTCGGCGGATTGCTCTTCGTCCTCTTCGCGACCGCAGGGATCGCCTGGCTCGTCCACCGCAATCGGTCGTCGACGCCGCGGCGCAGCGTGGCGATCGTCCAGTCCTACCACTCGAACCTCGGCTACCTCGGGCTCCCGCTGGTGGCCGCGACGTTCAACGACGACGTGACCGCGATCGCCAGCGTCGTCCTCGGCGTCGTCACGCTGACGCAGTTGCCGCTGACCATCATCGTCCTCTCGACGCTCAACGGCGCGGGGGCCGCGATCGGCGACGAAATCCGCGGGCTTGCAACCAACCCCGTTCTCGCGGCGCTGATCGGCGGCCTCGCGATCGGTTCCGTCGGCGTCTCGATCCCCGCCCCGGTGGCGTCGGGACTGGACGTGCTCGGGATGCTCTCGCTACCGCTGGCGCTGCTCTGCGTCGGCGCCTCGCTGCAGGTCGATCTGCCGTCGATCGACCTCGGCGCGACGGGGTCCGTGATCGCGCTCAAGATCGTCTGCATGCCCGTCATCGCGTGGTTCGTCTTCTCCGCGCTCGCCGTCGACGCGACGACGCTTACGGCGACCGTCGTGATGCTCGGGACGCCGTCAGCAGTCTCGACGTTCGTCTTCGCGACCGAACTCGGCGGCGACAAGGAGTTCGCGTCGCTGAACGTCTTCCTGACGACGCTGGTCTCGATCGCGACGCTGTTCGTCTTGATTACGCTCGTCGGCTGA
- the trpD gene encoding anthranilate phosphoribosyltransferase: MKEYVERVTEGEDLTQEDARAASTAVFEDATEAQIGALLAALRAKGETEAEIAGFAQGMREAARTISPDREPLVDTCGTGGDDYDTINVSTTSAIVAAGAGVPVAKHGNYSVSSSSGSADVLEEVGVNVGAEPPAVEEAIEDDGIGFMLAPVFHPAMKAVIGPRKELGMRTIFNVLGPLTNPAGADAQVVGVYDPDLVPVLADALSRMDVERALVVHGAGTDEIAIHGETRVAEVDGEAVEEYALEPADLGLSEHDIEDIAGGSPEENADDMRGIVEGDVTGAKQDVILANAGAAIYVAGEADSLEAGANAALEAIESGDAAAKLEDLCSGAEPEPEAEPEA; the protein is encoded by the coding sequence ATGAAGGAGTACGTCGAACGCGTGACCGAGGGCGAGGATCTGACACAGGAAGACGCTCGAGCGGCTTCGACGGCCGTCTTCGAGGACGCGACGGAGGCCCAGATCGGCGCACTGCTGGCGGCGCTGCGCGCGAAGGGCGAGACGGAAGCCGAAATCGCGGGCTTTGCGCAGGGAATGCGCGAGGCCGCGCGGACGATTTCGCCCGACCGCGAGCCGCTGGTCGACACCTGCGGCACGGGCGGGGACGACTACGACACGATCAACGTCTCGACGACGAGCGCGATCGTCGCCGCCGGCGCGGGCGTGCCGGTCGCCAAGCACGGCAACTATTCCGTGTCGTCGTCGTCCGGCAGCGCGGACGTGCTCGAGGAGGTCGGCGTCAACGTCGGGGCCGAGCCGCCGGCCGTCGAGGAGGCCATCGAGGACGACGGGATCGGCTTCATGCTCGCGCCCGTCTTCCACCCGGCGATGAAGGCCGTCATCGGCCCGCGCAAGGAACTGGGGATGCGGACGATCTTCAACGTCCTCGGGCCGCTGACGAACCCGGCCGGCGCGGACGCGCAGGTCGTCGGCGTCTACGACCCCGACCTCGTCCCCGTGCTCGCGGACGCGCTCTCGCGGATGGACGTCGAGCGCGCGCTGGTCGTCCACGGCGCCGGCACCGACGAGATCGCCATCCACGGCGAAACCCGCGTCGCGGAGGTCGACGGCGAGGCCGTCGAGGAATACGCGCTCGAGCCCGCGGATCTCGGCCTCTCGGAGCACGACATCGAGGATATCGCGGGCGGTTCCCCCGAGGAGAACGCCGACGACATGCGGGGCATCGTCGAGGGCGACGTGACCGGTGCGAAGCAGGACGTGATCCTCGCAAACGCCGGCGCGGCGATCTACGTCGCCGGGGAGGCCGACTCGCTCGAGGCGGGCGCCAACGCCGCGCTCGAGGCCATCGAGTCGGGTGACGCGGCGGCGAAACTCGAGGACCTCTGCAGCGGCGCCGAGCCCGAGCCGGAAGCGGAACCGGAGGCCTGA
- a CDS encoding phosphoribosylanthranilate isomerase, whose product MPATRVKVCGLTNEADLETAVDAGADAVGVICDVPVDTPREVSVERARDLVSSVPPFATTVLVTMASDPDRAVELVERVGPDAIQLHGDADRDVLERLRSDTGVDVLLAIDSDEVAAAERYDRLVDGLLVDTVDESGGGGTGETHDWDRTKAAAADLESPLILAGGLTPENVAEAVRTVEPFAVDVASGVEAEGGVKDPEAVRSFVDRAKNATQPTELEPEPEP is encoded by the coding sequence ATGCCCGCGACGCGCGTGAAGGTCTGCGGCCTCACGAACGAGGCCGACCTCGAGACGGCCGTCGACGCCGGCGCCGACGCCGTCGGCGTCATCTGCGACGTGCCGGTCGACACGCCGCGGGAGGTGTCTGTCGAGCGAGCCCGCGATCTCGTCTCGAGCGTCCCGCCGTTCGCGACGACGGTGCTCGTGACGATGGCCTCGGACCCGGACCGCGCCGTCGAACTGGTGGAGCGAGTCGGTCCCGACGCGATCCAGCTCCACGGCGACGCAGACCGGGACGTGCTCGAGCGCCTGCGGTCGGACACCGGCGTCGACGTGTTGCTCGCGATCGATTCCGACGAGGTCGCGGCCGCCGAACGCTACGACAGACTCGTCGACGGCCTGCTCGTCGATACGGTCGACGAGTCGGGCGGCGGCGGCACCGGCGAGACCCACGACTGGGACCGAACGAAAGCGGCCGCCGCCGACCTCGAGTCGCCGCTAATCCTCGCGGGCGGGCTCACGCCCGAGAACGTCGCCGAGGCGGTGCGGACGGTCGAGCCGTTCGCGGTCGACGTGGCCAGCGGGGTCGAAGCCGAGGGCGGCGTCAAGGATCCCGAAGCCGTCCGATCGTTCGTGGACCGAGCGAAGAACGCGACGCAGCCGACGGAACTCGAACCGGAACCGGAGCCGTGA
- the trpE gene encoding anthranilate synthase component I, with amino-acid sequence MSDSASTPDPDRSDVPTFDLEREAFREHADGDAPTVVRTVATLEVETTPLAAYAALTGRSAGSDRDRSSYAFLLESAEKTASSDPDGAFRPSSAEADRHARFSYVGYDPEAVVTVESGEASVETLAEDASLTGVDTAPDGDTVDALRAAMPDVELANFPEHDRQHLEGGLVGFLAYDAVYDLWIEEVGLERPESRFPDAQFVLTTKTIAFDERDGTVSLVFTPILESDDDPDAVYDALREEAAAVAETLRDAEQPETGGFVKDGETAGPKADYEESVRKAKEHVLDGDIYQGVISRKRELCGDVDPLGFYEAMRDVNPSPYMYLLEHDDLTVVGASPETLISVRGREVMSNPIAGTCDRGSSPVEDRRLAGEMLADEKERAEHTMLVDLARNDVRRVSEAGSVRVDEFMNVLKYSHVQHIESTVTGRLAADADAFDATRASFPAGTLSGAPKIRAMEIIDDLEAQPRGLYGGGVGYYSWTGDADFAIVIRTATVEDDGERDRITVQAGAGLVADSDPKSEYEETEKKMGGVLAALEEIELPADAADSRETTPGVSQ; translated from the coding sequence ATGAGTGACTCAGCCTCCACCCCCGACCCCGACCGATCAGACGTACCGACCTTCGACCTCGAGCGGGAGGCCTTCCGCGAGCACGCCGACGGCGACGCGCCGACCGTCGTGCGAACGGTCGCAACCCTCGAGGTCGAGACGACGCCGCTCGCCGCCTACGCCGCGCTGACCGGCCGCTCGGCGGGCAGCGATCGCGACCGATCGTCCTACGCCTTCCTGCTCGAGAGCGCCGAGAAGACGGCCTCGAGCGACCCCGACGGCGCCTTCCGGCCGAGTTCGGCGGAGGCCGACCGTCACGCGCGATTCTCCTACGTCGGCTACGACCCCGAGGCCGTCGTGACGGTCGAGTCCGGCGAGGCGAGCGTTGAAACGCTGGCCGAGGACGCTTCCCTCACCGGTGTCGACACCGCTCCCGACGGCGACACCGTCGACGCGCTCCGGGCCGCCATGCCGGACGTCGAACTGGCGAACTTCCCCGAGCACGACCGCCAGCACCTGGAGGGCGGGCTCGTCGGTTTCCTCGCCTACGACGCGGTCTACGACCTCTGGATCGAGGAGGTCGGCCTCGAGCGGCCCGAGTCGCGGTTCCCGGACGCCCAGTTCGTGCTGACGACGAAGACGATCGCGTTCGACGAGCGCGACGGGACGGTTTCGCTGGTCTTTACGCCGATCCTCGAGAGCGACGACGACCCGGACGCGGTCTACGACGCGCTCCGGGAGGAAGCCGCCGCGGTCGCTGAAACGCTGCGCGACGCCGAGCAACCCGAAACCGGCGGCTTCGTCAAAGACGGCGAGACCGCGGGCCCCAAGGCCGACTACGAAGAGAGCGTCCGAAAGGCGAAGGAGCACGTCCTCGACGGCGACATCTACCAAGGCGTCATCTCCCGGAAACGCGAACTCTGCGGCGACGTCGACCCCCTCGGCTTCTACGAGGCAATGCGCGACGTGAATCCGTCGCCGTACATGTACCTGCTCGAGCACGACGACCTGACCGTCGTCGGCGCGAGTCCGGAGACGCTGATCTCCGTGCGCGGGCGCGAGGTCATGTCGAATCCGATCGCCGGCACCTGCGACCGCGGCTCGAGCCCCGTCGAGGATCGACGCCTCGCGGGCGAGATGCTGGCCGACGAGAAGGAGCGAGCCGAGCACACGATGCTGGTCGACCTGGCGCGCAACGACGTGCGCCGCGTGTCGGAGGCGGGTTCGGTCCGGGTCGACGAGTTCATGAACGTCCTCAAGTACAGCCACGTCCAGCACATCGAGTCGACGGTGACGGGCCGGCTAGCCGCCGACGCCGATGCGTTCGACGCGACCCGCGCGTCGTTCCCCGCCGGAACTCTCTCGGGCGCCCCCAAAATCCGCGCGATGGAGATCATCGACGACCTCGAGGCCCAGCCGCGCGGCCTCTACGGCGGCGGCGTCGGCTACTACTCGTGGACGGGCGACGCGGATTTCGCGATCGTGATCCGGACGGCAACGGTTGAAGACGACGGTGAGCGGGATCGGATCACCGTCCAGGCCGGCGCCGGCCTCGTCGCCGACAGCGATCCCAAATCCGAGTACGAGGAGACGGAGAAGAAGATGGGCGGCGTGCTCGCTGCCCTCGAGGAGATCGAGTTGCCGGCCGACGCGGCCGATAGTCGCGAGACGACGCCGGGGGTGAGCCAATGA
- the trpG gene encoding anthranilate synthase component II encodes MSATATDEGTDGDADADAETTRVLFVDNYDSFTYNLVEYVSQLPDTETAVLKNTASLEDIRSVEPDAIIISPGPGHPKNDRDVGVTMDVLREVSPEVPTLGVCLGLEAAVYEYGGTIGRAPEPIHGKASSVDHDGSGVFDGLEQGFRAGRYHSLIATEVPDCFEVTATADHADETLVMGVRHREYPIEAVQFHPESVLTAVGHDVIENFLAEC; translated from the coding sequence ATGAGTGCGACCGCGACCGACGAGGGAACCGACGGAGACGCGGACGCGGACGCGGAGACGACCCGCGTCCTGTTCGTCGACAACTACGATTCGTTCACGTACAACCTCGTCGAGTACGTCAGCCAACTTCCCGACACCGAGACCGCAGTGCTGAAAAACACCGCCTCGCTCGAGGATATCCGCTCCGTCGAGCCGGACGCGATTATCATCAGTCCCGGCCCCGGCCACCCGAAGAACGACCGCGACGTCGGCGTCACGATGGACGTACTGCGGGAGGTCAGCCCCGAGGTGCCGACCCTGGGCGTCTGCCTCGGCCTCGAGGCCGCCGTCTACGAGTACGGCGGCACGATCGGCCGCGCTCCCGAGCCGATCCACGGGAAGGCCTCATCTGTCGACCACGACGGTTCGGGCGTCTTCGACGGCCTCGAACAAGGGTTCCGGGCCGGGCGCTACCACTCGCTGATCGCGACTGAGGTGCCCGACTGCTTCGAAGTGACGGCGACGGCGGACCACGCTGATGAGACGCTCGTGATGGGCGTGCGCCACCGCGAGTATCCGATCGAAGCCGTGCAGTTCCACCCGGAGAGCGTTCTGACGGCGGTCGGCCACGATGTGATCGAGAACTTCCTTGCGGAGTGCTGA